Proteins found in one Aquibium microcysteis genomic segment:
- a CDS encoding AAA family ATPase, protein MKIVQFNAENIKRLVAVEIRPDGNLVEITGRNGQGKTSILDAIWWALDSNKVVQSKPVRDGADSGYVRLDLGEYIVTKKFKVKGEDEFTTTLTVENRDGAKYSSPVELLKSFLGDLTFDPLAFSRMKARDQVTALRAMVPDFDFAAADDANDKDFKARTDVNRTVRDLTARIEAIQVPASAPTERVSAADLLTELQHAMEHNEGIEKERRRRTSIQGRIVQLREANETRREDIRKLEQRIADLNGGIAAAEQAIEELHDELDGVKDDVEPIDTASIRERITTAEEANRYVDRRVERERLEAEAKRQQEISDGLTKAIDDRKAAAAKAVREAKLPVAGLELTEDAVLLNGVPFNQASDAEQLRVSIAVAGAMNPRLRVIRVRDGSLLDDEAMATLRAYADENDMQIWIERVDSSGKVGVVIEDGMVAAAMREAAE, encoded by the coding sequence ATGAAAATCGTTCAGTTTAACGCGGAGAACATCAAGCGGCTCGTCGCCGTCGAGATCCGCCCCGACGGGAACCTCGTTGAGATCACCGGCCGCAACGGCCAGGGCAAGACGAGCATCCTCGACGCCATCTGGTGGGCGCTGGACAGCAATAAGGTCGTCCAGAGCAAGCCGGTGCGCGACGGCGCCGACTCCGGCTACGTCCGGCTCGACCTCGGCGAATACATCGTCACCAAGAAGTTCAAGGTGAAGGGCGAGGACGAGTTCACCACGACCCTGACGGTCGAGAACCGCGACGGCGCGAAGTACAGCAGCCCCGTCGAGCTGCTGAAGAGCTTCCTCGGCGACCTCACCTTCGACCCGCTGGCCTTCTCCCGCATGAAGGCGCGCGATCAGGTCACCGCACTGCGCGCGATGGTCCCGGACTTCGACTTCGCGGCCGCCGACGATGCAAACGACAAGGATTTCAAGGCTCGCACCGACGTGAACCGCACGGTGCGGGATCTGACCGCTCGGATCGAGGCGATACAGGTGCCCGCGTCCGCCCCGACCGAGCGTGTCAGCGCCGCCGATCTCCTCACCGAGCTCCAGCACGCGATGGAGCACAACGAGGGCATCGAGAAGGAGCGTCGGCGGCGCACCAGTATCCAGGGCAGGATCGTCCAGCTGCGCGAGGCCAACGAAACCCGCCGGGAGGACATCAGGAAGCTCGAGCAGCGCATCGCTGACCTGAATGGCGGCATCGCGGCCGCCGAGCAGGCGATCGAGGAGCTGCATGACGAGCTCGACGGCGTGAAGGATGACGTCGAACCGATCGACACCGCCTCCATCCGCGAGCGCATCACGACCGCCGAGGAAGCCAACCGCTATGTCGATCGCCGGGTCGAGCGGGAGCGCCTGGAGGCCGAGGCGAAGCGCCAGCAGGAGATCAGCGACGGCCTCACCAAGGCCATCGACGACCGCAAGGCGGCCGCGGCAAAGGCCGTGCGCGAGGCCAAGCTCCCGGTCGCCGGCCTCGAGCTGACCGAGGACGCCGTTCTCCTCAACGGTGTGCCCTTCAACCAGGCCAGCGATGCCGAGCAGCTGCGCGTGTCGATCGCCGTTGCCGGCGCCATGAACCCCAGGCTGCGGGTCATTCGCGTGCGCGACGGCTCGCTCCTCGACGACGAGGCGATGGCGACGCTCCGCGCCTATGCCGACGAGAACGACATGCAGATCTGGATCGAGCGCGTCGACTCGAGTGGCAAGGTCGGCGTCGTCATCGAGGACGGCATGGTCGCCGCTGCCATGCGGGAGGCCGCAGAATGA
- a CDS encoding PD-(D/E)XK nuclease-like domain-containing protein, whose amino-acid sequence MRLSPQIIPEEGILPDGIYFGLTEERYHGDPALGSTSIKELARKPCNWQYDRLRPRREIESEFLVWGRAWHCRVLEGKTAFEERYARPPQPGDYEGCLVTTDDIKAFLRMHGQKLTGNKPELIARAKEIEECPPIFEDILREWQAAHPNHVELTERQVTEIEDAVANMQRDPVLAAVMQAGSLINGAAELSIFFTDASGIRRKARFDYGLPPAGTRTRSLIVDLKSFTTFKGGNDEEAAARKVYDECYDIQAAHYLEAYRAARRLLDQWQVFGEMPDPDFLNAFLSAEGVDWVWVMMRRDAGMVPLILSMDTEDRAFEHAQRIVAAALETYRFYMDLYGPEALWTPPPKLPLRLNHSLMPSYNRGVQYEQPARA is encoded by the coding sequence ATGAGGCTCTCCCCTCAGATCATTCCCGAGGAGGGCATCCTGCCCGACGGGATCTACTTCGGCCTCACCGAGGAGCGCTACCACGGCGATCCGGCGCTCGGCTCGACCTCCATCAAGGAACTCGCCCGCAAGCCGTGCAACTGGCAGTACGACCGGCTGCGCCCGCGCAGGGAGATCGAGAGCGAGTTCCTGGTATGGGGCCGCGCCTGGCACTGCCGGGTGCTGGAGGGCAAGACGGCATTCGAGGAGCGCTACGCCAGGCCGCCGCAGCCCGGCGACTACGAGGGCTGCCTCGTCACCACCGACGACATCAAGGCCTTCCTGCGCATGCACGGGCAGAAGCTCACCGGCAACAAGCCGGAGCTGATCGCCCGCGCCAAGGAGATCGAGGAGTGTCCGCCGATCTTCGAAGACATCCTCAGGGAATGGCAGGCGGCGCACCCGAACCACGTCGAACTCACTGAGCGCCAGGTGACCGAGATCGAGGACGCGGTCGCCAACATGCAGCGCGACCCGGTGCTCGCGGCCGTCATGCAGGCCGGCTCGCTGATCAACGGCGCGGCCGAGCTGTCGATTTTCTTCACGGACGCCAGCGGGATCCGGCGCAAGGCCCGCTTCGACTACGGCCTGCCGCCCGCCGGCACCCGCACGCGCTCGCTGATCGTCGACCTGAAGTCCTTCACCACCTTCAAGGGCGGCAATGACGAAGAGGCGGCGGCGCGCAAGGTCTACGACGAGTGCTACGACATCCAGGCCGCCCACTACCTCGAGGCCTACCGCGCCGCCCGCAGGCTACTCGACCAGTGGCAGGTGTTCGGCGAGATGCCGGATCCCGACTTCCTCAATGCCTTCCTCTCGGCCGAGGGCGTCGATTGGGTGTGGGTGATGATGCGGCGCGACGCCGGCATGGTCCCGCTCATCCTGTCCATGGACACGGAAGACCGCGCCTTCGAGCACGCCCAGCGCATCGTGGCGGCCGCGCTCGAAACCTATCGCTTCTACATGGATCTCTACGGGCCCGAGGCCCTGTGGACCCCGCCGCCGAAGCTCCCGCTCCGGCTCAATCACTCGCTGATGCCGTCCTACAATCGAGGAGTCCAGTATGAACAGCCCGCTCGCGCTTAG
- a CDS encoding RecT family recombinase — MNSPLALSAPAVIDELRGELAPILAENGQSFDRLRTVFMIAVQQNPDILKCTPESLRREISKCAADGLVPDSKEAVLLPYWDRDAQAHLANYQPMVYGVVKRMKELGSVFNIVCEIVCREDTFSFNAADPDSLVHTWDVFSDTPRGETRAAYVIFRDDQKRVMHREIMTLAELQSVRNASKAPNSPAWRNFEGEMYQKAVLRRGSKYITINNDKIRTLIERQDALFDLNALPAVERIDPFSGRTIENDASGRPALAHNPGATADTRQRREREPVESRSEGGANIQTRHSGINDGSTRDEQTEKKKADLPEKPPELPDISVRQEDVEKATEVFSKVLRVANEHELDPADRRVTLKQLVPSWKESLPDYLHPILKACIDATDWSIRTAAEGKSWMGDHAAFVFKVKSLLGIEKLNVGKYPD, encoded by the coding sequence ATGAACAGCCCGCTCGCGCTTAGCGCCCCCGCAGTCATCGACGAATTGCGGGGCGAGCTGGCCCCCATCCTCGCCGAGAACGGTCAGTCCTTCGACCGGCTGCGCACTGTCTTCATGATCGCGGTGCAGCAGAATCCCGACATCCTGAAGTGCACGCCGGAATCGCTGCGTCGCGAGATTTCGAAGTGCGCTGCCGACGGCCTCGTGCCCGACAGCAAGGAGGCGGTGCTCCTCCCCTATTGGGACAGGGATGCCCAGGCGCACCTCGCGAACTACCAGCCGATGGTCTACGGCGTCGTGAAGCGCATGAAGGAGCTCGGCTCCGTCTTCAACATCGTGTGCGAGATCGTCTGCAGGGAAGACACCTTCAGCTTCAACGCCGCGGACCCGGACAGCCTGGTCCATACCTGGGACGTCTTCTCCGATACGCCTCGCGGCGAGACCCGTGCGGCCTACGTCATCTTCCGGGACGACCAGAAGCGGGTGATGCACCGCGAGATCATGACGCTGGCTGAGCTTCAGTCCGTCCGCAACGCATCGAAGGCGCCGAACAGCCCTGCGTGGCGGAATTTCGAAGGCGAGATGTACCAGAAGGCCGTGCTCCGCCGCGGCTCCAAGTACATCACCATCAACAACGACAAGATCCGGACGCTCATCGAGCGTCAGGACGCGCTGTTCGACCTCAACGCCCTTCCCGCGGTCGAGCGGATCGATCCCTTCAGCGGCCGCACGATCGAAAACGATGCTTCCGGCCGCCCCGCGCTGGCGCACAACCCGGGCGCCACCGCGGACACCAGGCAGCGGCGCGAGCGCGAGCCGGTCGAGTCCCGGTCTGAGGGCGGCGCGAACATCCAGACCCGCCACTCTGGCATCAACGACGGCAGCACTCGCGACGAGCAGACCGAGAAGAAAAAGGCCGACCTGCCGGAGAAGCCGCCGGAGCTCCCCGACATCTCCGTCAGGCAGGAGGACGTCGAGAAGGCGACGGAGGTCTTCTCCAAGGTCCTTCGCGTGGCCAACGAGCACGAGCTCGACCCGGCCGACCGCCGCGTCACGCTGAAGCAGCTGGTCCCCTCCTGGAAGGAGTCCCTGCCGGACTACCTGCACCCGATCCTGAAGGCCTGCATCGACGCAACCGACTGGTCGATCCGCACGGCGGCCGAAGGCAAGTCCTGGATGGGCGACCACGCCGCCTTCGTCTTCAAGGTCAAGTCCTTGCTCGGGATCGAGAAGCTGAACGTCGGCAAGTACCCGGACTGA
- a CDS encoding exonuclease domain-containing protein — protein MKIRVVDLETAGTGKDRRQGKPAGICEIGWTDVTEDLRVLRPVSHLVNPGVPMPPDSRGVHHISDDMLVGAMDPTTATRTLMGGMEPGDIFAAHRAAFERVFFGGGSFPWICTMICAQHLCEDAPSFSNQTLRYFLGIDREFEWPELAMPPHRAGPDSYVTAHILARLLVSRSPGQLTTLTTTPVLQKTVRFGKYEGRPWSEMDEGFLQWVLDRDFDDETKHTVRHHLQRIRRTGNPFGN, from the coding sequence ATGAAAATTCGCGTTGTCGATCTCGAGACCGCCGGCACGGGCAAGGACAGGCGGCAGGGAAAGCCCGCCGGCATCTGCGAGATCGGCTGGACCGACGTGACGGAGGATCTGCGGGTTCTCCGGCCCGTTTCCCACCTCGTCAATCCAGGGGTCCCGATGCCGCCCGACTCGCGCGGCGTCCATCACATCAGCGACGACATGCTCGTCGGCGCCATGGACCCAACCACCGCCACCCGCACCCTCATGGGCGGCATGGAACCGGGCGACATCTTCGCCGCACATCGCGCCGCCTTCGAGCGCGTGTTCTTCGGCGGCGGCTCCTTCCCGTGGATCTGCACCATGATCTGCGCGCAGCACCTTTGCGAGGACGCGCCGTCGTTCTCAAACCAGACGCTCCGCTACTTCCTGGGGATCGACCGGGAGTTCGAGTGGCCGGAGCTTGCAATGCCGCCACACCGGGCAGGCCCGGATTCCTACGTGACGGCCCACATACTGGCGCGGCTCTTGGTGAGCAGGTCCCCCGGTCAACTCACAACGCTCACCACCACACCTGTCCTGCAGAAGACGGTTCGCTTCGGCAAGTACGAAGGCCGCCCCTGGTCCGAGATGGACGAGGGGTTTCTGCAGTGGGTTCTCGACAGGGACTTCGATGACGAGACCAAGCACACCGTCCGCCATCACCTCCAGCGTATCCGCCGAACCGGGAACCCATTCGGCAACTGA